In one window of candidate division WOR-3 bacterium DNA:
- a CDS encoding PAS domain S-box protein — protein MKEKRRVFHARNVEQPRKPRPNSGQPTTGGVSAELRAHGSQLSTGIHRPGPLHSSVAVQAGDVVIHLDRHGRIIFWNDEAERVFGYAEHEAAGRPFEVIFPASGVGADRLHFDLGRIMAGRDFAGGFQCVHRNRKQVAIYLYATAGRDKTGRVAGVVCIARDVTQNWRAEQAARASEEKYGLLLQATSDAVVLVNRRGRIIEANRAASEITGFPQEALIGKSVADLVPPPGRRAAEAEFRQLLSRPQLSGTLDILTASGGAAIVEYSATAVMNDGNRFFFAIARDVTERVRTERLMRESEEKYRRLFAALRDAMYLETLDGSILDVNESACRMLGYTREELLRLRVEDIIPAPARAGLELVRDALLQRGEYHGEAVNVRRDGTEVPVDVSCSLVELEGRTLVLALARDATERIRAARALRESEANFRELAANADDAILIALGPQARHVYVNQRACEITGYTAEELLRMGPAELGHPDERAKLLSRYQRRLAGEPVPPQYETKILRKDGTAADVEITAAKTVWRGQPADLIIVRDISDRKRAEAQLQAMAAELRRERDRAKEYLDVAEVMLVALNRQAEVTMINRKGCQVLGRSQEEIIGRNWVENFVPESQRKSVMQTFVGIISGDIRPDEYYENPVLTADGSERVIAWHNALLRDEQGNILGTLSSGEDITERRQAENALAESQRRLATLLANLPGMAYRCRNDPDWTMEYASEGCFALTGYRPDELVNSNKQTFSNLIHPADRPLVDAEIQAAIAGHEPFQVTYRLNTREGLKWVWEQGRGVYDQFGKPVAFEGFITDITERKRAQARLAESEAQYRALFDLAPDGIAVHQDGRVVLVNRTGAAILGYDRPDEMIGLPVMDFVHPDDRELVMARIRLALEQGRPAPLAEERFRRKDGTYVWVAVVNSPFVWQGRPAVQVVVRDISERKRLAERVEELSGQMKAMFEQSAHGIAVERDGRLVYVNSQFTELLGYSDQTELLGRPFTAFAAEADGEKVSDHAKNRLHGQETVGPYRFQALRRDGTIVELENIVSFFELGGHGYLVNVIRPPAHD, from the coding sequence GTGAAGGAAAAGCGCCGGGTGTTCCACGCTCGGAATGTGGAACAACCCCGGAAACCCCGGCCGAACTCTGGGCAGCCAACGACTGGAGGGGTGAGCGCGGAACTCCGGGCACATGGCTCTCAGTTGTCCACCGGCATCCATCGGCCAGGTCCACTTCACTCCTCGGTCGCGGTCCAAGCTGGCGACGTCGTTATCCACCTTGACCGGCATGGTCGCATCATATTCTGGAACGACGAGGCAGAACGGGTATTCGGCTATGCCGAGCACGAAGCTGCTGGCAGGCCGTTTGAGGTAATATTCCCCGCATCCGGAGTCGGAGCGGACCGGCTGCACTTCGACCTCGGCCGGATAATGGCCGGCCGCGATTTTGCCGGCGGGTTTCAGTGCGTGCATCGGAACCGAAAGCAAGTTGCGATATACCTGTATGCCACAGCCGGCCGGGATAAGACCGGCCGGGTTGCCGGAGTCGTATGCATTGCCCGGGACGTTACTCAGAACTGGCGGGCCGAGCAGGCGGCCCGAGCGTCCGAGGAAAAGTACGGCCTGCTGTTGCAGGCTACTTCGGACGCCGTGGTTCTGGTCAATCGTCGGGGCCGTATCATTGAAGCGAACCGGGCCGCGTCAGAAATCACCGGCTTTCCGCAGGAGGCGCTAATAGGAAAGTCAGTAGCCGACCTTGTACCACCGCCCGGCCGTCGCGCGGCCGAGGCTGAGTTCCGCCAGCTCTTGTCACGACCCCAGCTTTCCGGCACGCTGGACATTTTGACCGCCTCGGGTGGCGCAGCCATTGTTGAGTACAGCGCGACCGCGGTTATGAACGATGGCAATCGGTTTTTCTTTGCCATTGCCCGCGACGTCACGGAGCGGGTTCGGACCGAGCGTCTGATGCGGGAGTCTGAGGAGAAGTACCGGCGTTTATTTGCCGCTCTCCGGGATGCGATGTATCTTGAAACTCTGGACGGCAGCATCCTTGACGTGAACGAGAGCGCCTGCCGCATGCTGGGGTACACGCGAGAGGAACTTTTGCGACTGAGAGTGGAAGACATTATTCCAGCACCAGCGCGGGCCGGACTGGAGCTGGTACGGGATGCACTCTTGCAGCGGGGGGAGTACCACGGTGAGGCGGTCAATGTTCGCCGCGACGGCACTGAGGTTCCGGTGGACGTGTCCTGTTCACTCGTTGAACTGGAAGGCCGTACCTTGGTCCTAGCACTGGCGCGGGATGCAACCGAGCGGATTCGTGCCGCCCGCGCTTTGCGCGAGAGCGAGGCCAACTTCCGTGAGCTTGCGGCTAACGCCGATGACGCCATCCTGATTGCTTTGGGACCGCAGGCCCGGCATGTGTACGTCAACCAGCGCGCATGCGAAATAACCGGCTACACGGCGGAAGAGCTGCTGCGCATGGGCCCAGCCGAACTCGGCCATCCGGATGAACGGGCAAAGCTTCTTTCCCGGTATCAGCGCCGCCTGGCAGGCGAGCCGGTGCCCCCACAGTACGAGACAAAGATCCTGCGCAAGGATGGTACTGCCGCAGACGTGGAGATCACTGCAGCTAAGACGGTCTGGAGGGGTCAGCCCGCAGACCTCATCATCGTGCGTGACATTTCTGACCGCAAACGCGCCGAAGCGCAACTCCAGGCTATGGCCGCTGAACTGCGCCGGGAACGTGATCGAGCCAAAGAGTATCTGGACGTAGCCGAAGTCATGCTCGTCGCCCTGAACCGGCAGGCAGAGGTGACAATGATAAACCGCAAGGGCTGCCAAGTCCTGGGCCGCAGCCAGGAGGAAATCATTGGCAGGAACTGGGTCGAGAACTTCGTCCCGGAAAGTCAGCGCAAATCAGTAATGCAGACTTTTGTCGGCATCATCTCAGGCGACATCAGGCCGGACGAGTACTACGAGAACCCGGTCCTGACCGCAGATGGATCTGAACGGGTAATTGCCTGGCACAATGCACTCCTGCGCGACGAGCAGGGCAACATCCTCGGCACTCTGAGTTCAGGTGAGGACATTACTGAACGCCGCCAAGCCGAGAACGCGCTGGCCGAGAGTCAGCGCCGCTTGGCAACTCTGCTTGCTAACCTACCGGGTATGGCCTACCGCTGCCGCAATGACCCTGACTGGACGATGGAATACGCAAGCGAAGGCTGCTTTGCACTGACCGGGTACCGGCCCGACGAACTTGTGAACAGCAATAAGCAGACGTTCAGCAACCTTATCCACCCTGCAGACCGACCTCTGGTTGATGCCGAAATCCAGGCGGCAATTGCAGGACACGAACCGTTCCAAGTTACCTACCGGCTCAACACTAGGGAAGGACTGAAGTGGGTATGGGAGCAAGGGCGGGGAGTCTACGACCAGTTCGGCAAACCGGTAGCATTCGAAGGATTCATCACCGACATCACCGAACGCAAGCGCGCCCAGGCCAGGCTTGCCGAATCCGAGGCTCAGTATCGGGCATTATTCGACCTCGCACCGGACGGCATCGCCGTTCACCAGGACGGACGCGTTGTCTTGGTGAACCGAACCGGCGCAGCGATTCTCGGATACGACCGACCGGACGAGATGATCGGGCTGCCGGTCATGGATTTCGTTCACCCGGACGACCGCGAGCTGGTGATGGCGCGTATCCGGCTGGCCCTAGAGCAGGGTCGGCCTGCACCCCTTGCCGAGGAGCGGTTCCGGCGCAAGGACGGGACTTATGTCTGGGTCGCTGTTGTCAACTCGCCATTTGTCTGGCAGGGCCGGCCCGCGGTGCAGGTTGTGGTCCGCGACATATCGGAAAGGAAACGGCTTGCCGAAAGGGTCGAGGAGCTATCCGGTCAGATGAAAGCAATGTTCGAACAATCGGCCCATGGTATCGCTGTGGAACGTGATGGACGTCTAGTCTATGTGAATAGCCAATTCACCGAGCTGTTGGGTTACTCAGACCAGACTGAACTACTAGGGCGTCCATTCACCGCGTTCGCTGCCGAGGCAGACGGGGAAAAGGTCTCTGACCATGCTAAGAACCGGTTGCACGGCCAGGAAACAGTGGGGCCGTACCGTTTCCAAGCATTGCGGCGGGACGGAACTATCGTCGAACTGGAGAATATCGTCTCGTTTTTTGAGCTGGGCGGCCACGGATACCTCGTGAACGTCATCCGACCGCCGGCTCACGACTGA
- a CDS encoding HAD-IA family hydrolase, with translation MPGIRGNARSQELRTLESLTVSLRYPFVLFDLDGTLVDSADSLVASVRYALATVDQREPPDRDTILIQVGKPLELILAELGYPAEPNQAKAFANAFRQHYAAHGLKVQRPYPGARELLACLKTIGAKLAIVTTKHQTQAEESASAAGIDCYFDYIHGWAEGRKHKPDPEPFLSALERLGGRSADALVVGDTEQDIIAARAAGITSCAVTHGFRPVALLAMYRPDYMVSHLRDVEAIVVEQR, from the coding sequence ATGCCCGGAATCCGGGGCAACGCCCGGAGTCAAGAACTTAGAACTCTGGAGTCCCTGACGGTTTCGCTCCGCTACCCATTTGTTCTCTTTGACCTCGACGGCACGCTGGTTGACTCGGCCGATAGTCTTGTGGCGTCGGTCCGGTACGCGCTCGCAACGGTTGACCAACGCGAGCCACCAGACCGGGACACAATCCTGATACAGGTCGGCAAGCCCCTGGAGCTGATTCTCGCTGAACTCGGGTACCCGGCCGAACCGAATCAGGCAAAGGCGTTTGCCAATGCATTCCGCCAGCACTACGCGGCTCACGGACTCAAAGTTCAACGGCCCTACCCCGGAGCAAGGGAACTGCTTGCTTGTCTCAAGACAATTGGTGCGAAGCTTGCGATCGTGACCACGAAACACCAGACTCAGGCTGAAGAATCGGCCAGTGCAGCAGGCATTGACTGCTACTTTGACTACATCCACGGCTGGGCAGAGGGCAGGAAACATAAGCCCGATCCTGAGCCGTTCCTTTCGGCGCTCGAACGCCTTGGCGGAAGGAGCGCAGACGCGCTGGTTGTCGGCGACACCGAGCAGGACATCATTGCGGCGCGGGCTGCCGGAATCACCAGTTGCGCGGTAACCCATGGATTTAGACCGGTTGCGCTTCTTGCCATGTACCGACCCGACTACATGGTGTCGCACCTCCGCGACGTTGAAGCGATTGTCGTAGAGCAGCGCTGA